The genomic segment ACTGTCTCCACATCTGGTTTGTATCCCTGTCCCCTTCCCAGAGGGGCAGGAGAACGATGCCAAGCCCACCTTCCAGCGCGAGTCGCCATAAATCAGGAAGTGGCCTAAGCGAGTTTCCTAGAGACGCGAGGCCTTAATGACAGCTCCACATAAATCCTGTCAGCGGACGGACACAGACCGCTCGTCTTAAAATATTAACGCGCCTCATTAATTTTAAAACTAACTTTGTGACGCTGCTCCTGCGTAAGTTTGTCGCACGAGATGACGGTGAGTCAGGGCCCACAGAGGAGAGGCTTTGACAGACAGACCACACAATGCAGGCTTTGACTGTTAGCATGTGTTCCACGAAAGGGATGCTGATCGTCACCAACAAGACAGAAATCTGGGTCAAAGACAAGTTTCTAGATCTTTGAAATACAGCACTACTACACTGACAGAATCCCATCCTAGGAAGTTGGATTGTGCATTCAAAGCCAATAGGTGATATTGAATCATAGCATAAAGAGCAGGCTTGTGCAGAGAATAAAGATGGGTCACATTTAAACAGTAGAGGATAAATCTAGTGCACTCACGTTTGCACAGTGTAAGGCCAGAGCACAAAAGACAGCAAACATCTTAAAGTTGTTCTCGTCTGTTTTAGTGAAGGCACTTCCGCTCAGCTTGTTCACCATCTGCACCACACCTATGACGGTCCCCCTGCTCACAATGGGCATGCACAGGATGTTCCGCGTGGTGTATCCGGTTTTGAGGTCCACCTCTCTGTGGAGGGAGACATGCCAGAGCGTTAGGTGGACATTTATCATAACAAGGTCGCTGGGGTCAACAGACGACCTGCTAATATTATTGTTCATGATACACGATGAGTCAGTAATAAGGAGTTCACCGGTTGAACCGTGGGTCTGCATAGGCATCTGGGATATTTAAGACTTCCCCTGTCTGAGCCACTTGGCCAGCTATTCCCTTGTCTATAGAAAACCTAACGGAGGAGACGGgaagagagcagagcagaggagtcCATTTGATTTGTACAGTAACTGGCCATCGATCAATGAACTGGTAAAAATCTGCTTCACAAAATTAGGAATCCATATTAGCTCCacaaaagaaaatcaatgtGCAATTCTGTTATTAGAAATTGGATTTATAGCAGAAATTGTTCCTTTGAAATTGTACATTCGGGGATGAAATGATTGTGTTCCTCAAGAGGACACATTGAAACAAATGAGCAGATACTTTGATGTTTGCCTGTTCCTGTCACAAAAACAATACTGCAGAGAAGTCTCACTCACCGTATTTCTTTGGTTTTCCTAAAGACAGGTTTGCCTTCTTTGACCTCCCCGATATCGAACAGGTCAGAGTACAGTTCTTTGTTGCTGTGATCTACCTGGAAGAGGGCGCACCTGTCTGCGTTCACCAGGTTTTTTGCATATATCTGCAAAAAACAACATCAGGGGCAGAGACCAATTAGCAACACAGAAGTTCAAAACAAGAACACTGGCGTCTCAATTAATTCGTATGTAACGCTGCAGGTTTAGTTGCTTCTTTTAGATGGAACATATAAATATAGGGAAATATGAATACATTAAAACAATTACTCAtcgttcctgtttgttttgtttacgtTGGCCTGAATGACCTGAGATGATATCATAGTCACGAGGCAGCAaaataccacacacacagacagagaagtgGGTTTTAGTAAAAGAAACTGTGCCTAAGTTACTAAAAATATCAGTAAAgtctgactttatttaacaaGTCTATAAACCTATAATAGACCTAATTATAAATGATCATAATTATTATGAGcggttttgtttaattttattattctCTATATTATTAATGCCAACCAGCATGTGTTGTCCTCTAGGactattaatattattgatGCCCCTCAGGTACTGAGATGAGCGGCATCCCTACTTGTTAACACACACTCCCAGGTATCAATGAGGACGTACTTGCAGAAGTCACACTCACCATAATATGTTCAAGTAGAGAATCTATTGCCACAATGTTATCAAAGTATGTTCTGTGCGAAAAGAAGAGATGGCGCATTGAGATGTTTGACAAATGGGAAGCTCTGATGACGTTCACATTCAAGACATGAAAGCAACTTCGGCtactttagttttttatttaatgttctaTTTAACTTTGAACCTAACATTTTTATACCCACATAAAATGATAACATTTGATAAAGGTTTGCATCATATTTGTTAACTGTCCCACAGGAGGCTCTTACTTTGACACATCGAGTAGGAAGTCATTGAGCTCAGTCTGTTTGGCAAGGCCTCTGCACACCTAGAGACGAAGAAAAGGTCAGGATCCTGCACACAGGTGTATGAAACAGCTCCCTGCATAAACGCGGCCTGTTTTGCAGCGAGTTGCACTGCCTCGCTGAGACTCAGGAGTCCACTGTGGCCAGTGCCGCAGTGGGACCCGGCCTCTCCTAGGTATTCATGCCGCTCCTGCTGTCTGCTCGTACAAAGACAGCAGTGGGACGAGGTGACGTCCTCGAGGAGCTGTTTGCTGAACCTCTGCCTCAGCTGATTGGTTTGGACTCTGTGACAACCTAGTTCCTGTACACAGTGGAGTTCCCTGGTAATAAACACCAgcgcagaaccagaacaaacaaAGCCACCCAGGATCATAATAAACGGGATGGGCAGGCGACACCTTCAATGGAGCGGTCTTGTGTGGATGCGTTGGCTCACCTGTACTTGATGAATGGCAACCGATGCCCACGCTAAATTAGCTGTAGCAACCTGGAAGAAAAAGAGAAGTTTAGTTCCAGTTACACATAACTAACATACGTTACTATACACGCTCTCCTTGTGGTTACGCACATTGGGAAGTCTCATGATCAGGTGACCTATGGAGCGCTTTTAAGCTACAACTTTAAGGTTCAGCAGCTTTGACCATTTTTCCACAATCAACTGAACCCCACAATCCTAACAGAGGTCTTAAACAGATCCAGATTAAGATGAATACCAGGCTAACTGTAGTTCTGTCAGCCTTGCTTCAGCCTCCAACTCTTTTGTCTGGGTCAGACTGACCTCCTGGTGGCTGAGGTTGAAGGGCTCCCGGCCCCAGCGCCGATGCAGCTCCAGGATGGCGATGAGGTCCCCGATGGCAGTGACGATGGGGAGGCACAGGACAGAGTGGATCCCTGAGTCCTGCCCTGTGCCGTCGGGGAAGCGCTCGTCCTAGAAGTCGACAGAGTCACGGCAGCTTAACGACGGACGTCGGCGTAGTTGTATATTTCAAGGGCAGTTGGTTTCCCAGCTAAGCAGTCAGAGAGCAGACCTACCCCCATGATGTCCTCTACTAGCAGTGTTTTGCGAGTCTTGGCAACGTGAGCGGCGATGGTTGTCCCAAATGCTATGGGGCCAGAGGGGATGAGGCTTGGAGGGCCATCCTTGGCCCCCGTTGGAGTGAACAAACATAGACTCTATTGAGAAGCACAGACAAGACCAGAGAATGAAGCAGAAGAGAGGGGGTGAGCTGCGTGCACGCGGCGGCGTTAGCGCGGAAAGCGCTTTGGGAACGTATCAGCTTACATTGTTGCATTCTCCCAGGAAGTAAAGTGCAAATCCATCAGCTTTTGTTGCTGTAAAAAGAAGAGACGCGCGTCACATATGTCCAGAGTAACATCTGAATGTACGTTCACATCACaggctactgtatgtctgacaaAAGTCCGGTTACGAGCTAATAGCACTCTTTTAGCCACGTCCCACATGCAGGAAcaaggacgctctgacccaggCTTTTGACTTGCATCCAGTTCATCTCATTCCCAGTCCTGTTTCATACTGGTATATGGGTCAGGCTGTCATACATCGTGGCAACAGACACAAATGATCCAGAAATGGTTTTTAATAGACGTACAGTACAACTCACATTTTGTGTAATGGCTAACGTGATAACACGCTGACAATGTTAGCATAGTTCTTATTCTTCATTTAATTCACATGGAGATTGACTGACTGTCACGACTCGACTCCTCCTCCTGAAAGATGCTCCGGGCCTTTTAAAACTGTCTATCGTGACTGAACACGACTTTTCCCTCCTTTCTGGACAATTCCACCGTTTACCTGTTTTGACGATGTTGCACAGCTCGTAGAGCAGGAGCTTGTTGTCTCCTCCAGTGTCCAGGCGCTGCTCCATGTAGCTGTTCAGTTCGTACACCACGCCCTGCATATTTGTGTCCTGGTACTGAcggacacaggacacacagaaatTCGTGACTACAGCTGCATAAACAGCGAGAGCCACCGACAAAGAAGCGGCAACACCTGCACCGCGAGCCGCTACTGTGGCGCAGCAGCTACTAACTCAATTTGCAAGGCTTTTTTCAATGAAAGGAGGATTATGTTCCTGCCATTCACAAAGACAGCGCGGGCCCGTACCCCACCCATGCTTTTCACTGCTGCCTTCTAGAGCAGGGATCCATCCTCAGTCCTGCGGGGAAGGCCGCCGGAGCCCCACCGCTCTGATTAGAGCCCTGGCAAGCTCCGGCACTCAGCTCCGGCTTAAAAGTGTGATTACGTAACAGGCGGACCTCCCGCCTTGTGCGGGGCCAGAGAGTCGTCTATTTCTGCGCCTGCAGAGAGGGTGAGGACAGGACGGCAGGGAGAGTGGCGCACTACAAAGCCCCCCCCACGGGACGCCTTCAATCCACCCACATCCTGTTTGCACAGACGTATGGATGACGCACTGAGGGGTTAAGTGGACCTcatttcattttgtgtgtgtggagttcTTCTCACAGTCCCGACACCTTACTTCCAGGGGAAATGATGGCGTACTTGTTCTGCCCATTTTCCTGCCAGCGATCTTTCAAATGAAGATGGAACTTTACTTCACTTTGtttcttattatttcttttaatcCTCTTTTAACTGCTGCCTTTTTACACCAGCCTTTACTGGACCACTGCAGTGTTAAAATCACACGGCTGCATCTGATCCAAGGCTCCACTGGCATTAattcaaagaaaaataaaaacaattctgtATTTTTCAAATGAGTAACTCTGTGTCATAACTGGTGTCAAAGTGTTTAGCTTCGACATCTGAATACGCCGGTGCAGCTATTAAAGCACTCTGTGCCGTCCTTCAATTAGATCGGGCATATTGTCCGTTCCGGCTATGAACTCAATTAGTGAGCGAGGTTAGCCATGGGATTTAGGCAGCAAAGTGAAACAATATCTACAGTGTGTGTAAAGTGAAACTTCAACTGTTCTGCCACATGCAAATGCCCAAGCACATAACTGAAGCAACACCTACCCGACTGACTTCTTTAGGCGACGTGTCATCTGCAAAGAGAAACAAGTATTTACAGTAGCTCGCATTTTTAACTTCAACTAAGTCAAAACCTAAGATAAAAGATGTTAAATACTTTCTTCTGTCACTTCTAGTGGTTAATGTCATATAATATTAGCCAACATTAACTATATCATTGCAACAGAATGAGCAACAGAGAAATCTGCCAAGGTCGTCTGGGGCAGCGAAGAAGCAAAACCACATGATTCCCAGTAAATGCACTGTGTAAACATAACAGATAAATATTTAATCTACTTATGATGCAGAGAcacattattttccttttaagCAGAATTAAGAGAGAATTAAATTTAACCCAACAAGTGCAGCGTTTTGTGGCCCCAAGTGTAAATTCCAGCGTGACTGTTGTCTGTGGACAGCAGATGCTGAACTATGTGATGATAATAAAGAGCTCTGTGAGGCTACTACTGACTAAAGCTAATGCCACGCACACAGCTCGGGCTGTTCTTCGTTACACACGGGTCAACAGCACATGAGAACAGTAGCGGCTCAGATCTCCGCGATAGCGCTTCATGTGATGCGGCCATGTGAAAAAAGCCGGGCATATTTGAGGAGCGTCTCACCGAAGCGCTGAGCGAAGCTGCTCCTCTTCACACGCCCGCGAATTAGAGCCGGCtacagtgtttgttgttttaaacattCCTCCGGTATGCTATGAGTTTCCTAACTTAGCCGTGAGAGCTATTTTAGGGTGAACCCCTGGCCGGGCGTGACGTCAATCGGGGGACAGAGCGCTGTACTTGGAAAAAGcttgaaaaaaaagaggaacaaTTCAAGagtttttaaatggaaaaataatGTTTGGACTTTGACCTCCCTGAGGAGGATATTTGGAAACGCCGTATTGCAGTGAGAAGGGCTCACTTCTGAAGATGTAGATAAATGCAAACCAAACGCAACCACTTAAACAAGCTGCAAGCTTTGCTGCACCTGAACAGCCTCAGTCCATACCATGTTGCAGGTATTCCTTCGAAATGAACTGTGTGTGACTCCTCTATGTGACACAGGGTTCAAGACTCATGTGAACACTCGGCCCAAAAGGTCAAAAGTACCACAGTTTATTGCCTAGAGAAAGTCTTGGAAATAATTCATTTCACATAGTTTGTTTACAGAATGGGACGACTGCTCGGTTATTGTAGCTAACCATTAATCACAATGTTTTCGCGCTCGCTATTAGCATATTGTTTTAAGATTAAGCTGTTTGTTATGATTCGAGGCCTGTGGTGGTAGATTAGCTGTTCTCGGAGCGCACAACTTAATAGAATGGGGCTCAGGCTGGAAGGAGAAAACCCGCTCGCCGACCACGTTtgtaaagacagaaaaaaatccCAGTACAGTTAAAATAAACGGATCAGCGTGACTTCAGACGGGAGAAACCCCTCTCTTGAGTCTGGATAGAAAATTTGATTCTGACTCCTTTACCACAAAAACAGCAAGACGGTCAAAGCCTTTTCACACTCCAAAGAAATATCTGTTCATGTATATTCATATAATGATTTCAGGCTGTGCACAATATATACAATTCAAATGGGTAAAGTATTAAATATACCACTGTGCATCACTACACCACTAGCACCTAATGGAATAATGACCTCAATCACTCAACTTAAAATTCCACTAAAATAATGGCTAATCTGGATTTGTGCACTTTGTGTGGTTTCTGATGACACCTACACCTGTGTAATTTGCAGAGACGCTAAGGTCACGGTGGAGCTGTTGGAGGAGACGCGGGGGTAAACACGGCGAGGAAGCAGCCGGACCGGGGCAGCAGCCCCGGGGTACGGCCTTTCACCCAGGAAAAATCTCTCACTCAACTCGGCCTAATGCGCACGGCACTTGATGGGCGCCTTATTGATCTGCCGCCGCGGACACACACTCTGTCAAAGGACGGTCAGCTGGCAGTGACTCGGCGGTCAATATATGTCAGGCCAGTGGTCGCCCTGCATcgacctgcagcacagaggacgCGCAGCTGCCAGAAGTAGCAGGCgtctttttctctcctcacCTACTTGCCTTTATTCTGCTCATCCCTTAGTAGGgctctgttttcctgtttggtAAGTGTTAAGCAACAATCAGGGGTTTAGTTtggcacagtacagtacagtagggtgatgatcagcagctctgaggatATTTTCAGGCATTCGTGAGGTATTTTAGGCTGAAGAGgacttcctcccctctcctgaTGGGAAGCCCTGCAGGTGAGGCAGCTCTTTTACCACAGCTCCTCCTACACAAGCGCAGCTTTGTCCGCCTGTGACTGCTGGCCAAAGGCATCCCAGAAACAGTATCAGCTGCTTCACGGCCCTCCCTCGCCCTCTGGTTCCAGGCCGGAGGGCCGGACACTCAGTCAGACGTCTTCCAcaagtgtttttaatttttaatcagcCTGTTTATTATTGAAGCATTCAGCTGTGTTAAAATTATACTATAAACTGCAAACATCACTGAAGACTCTGTTCCGCCTCCGTCTCAAGAATTATTAGTAAGAACTGAACATTCAGAGGAACAAAGTcttacacctgtgtgtgtgtgtgtctgtgtgtgtgtgtgtgtgtgtgtgtgtgtgtgtgtgtgtgtgtgtgtgtgtgtgtgtatgcaaaATGCACAGATGAGCCTCTGGATGCAGGCAGCCAAGGGTTTGGGATCTATTAATTAGCCCTTGACAGTGTGTAGTGTGAAGTAAACATTGCCAGTGGGACAGCGGTCAAGAGACCAATGATGGTCAAATGACATCAGCAGGGATTCTGGGAAACCGTGCTCAGCTTCATTGTGTTGAGTAACAGGTTGCTATAAGCTATGACTGTGACTGAGACACCAGCATCTGCCATCAAAGCTGTAAGACTGAGCTTAACACTACTGTAAGtctacagtaattattataatGTATCATACAACAgatatgaaatattaaaggaAGGTCATAGTGAGATAATAAAAATGAAGGCCTTTCTGGAAGTAcaggctgcagcaaacacacccCCGCATGTATTTGTGCAGACAAAGTGATTTATGTAATCCAATGTTGGCCATCACATGATAAGTGAGAACGGTACTGGCTGCAGGGACCGCTTCCAGGAAGCAGCGCCTATCGCAGTGACAGTCACATGATGACAGGTCCTGCTGTTTCACGCAGAAACACTATTACCTGAGGAAGGCGGAGCAGGCAAATTAAAAATAGATGCTTTTAGGGCAAGTCTGCTATTTTATCAGAAGCCTCGCCTTTTTTAACACAGAACAAAGAAACGTATCAGAGTGTGTAGGtcagactcctcctcctcccgacaCGGAGGCTGCGTGACCGACCGGAGGCGCCTGTTGTTTGAGTGGATACGGTCAGAGAGGGAGGTGGTGCCTGAGCGTCTGCTGCCGCTGGTCTAACAGACTTACAGAGATGCTGCGGATCAGCTCTGATAGAGACACGTGTTGTGATGAGAGAGCCCCTTtactgatgcttttattttgagccCGGATCAAAAGTCCAACTGCATCAAGATGGCGACCGCGTTTTTCTAATGATGAATTATTATAGAaagatttttattaaaaaaaacaaaaaaaaaactatgagACATGCTGCTTTGGGTTTTGGATGCTGTATTTAATGTCATTCAGTAGGTTGTTTTCAACAGTATGTTTGCTCAGTGAGGTTGGAGGTTGGCTTCACTGAGACCTGGAGGTGTACCTGGAGACTCCCTACTAACACCTGACGCTTTATTCTGCACAATATGAGCATCAACTTTGAAATTTGACCCTCCCCTCCACTTTGTGCTCCATCATAATGTGCATCGAGACGGCTTCCGCGTTTACTGTAGGACTTTTCTTGTGGCTGCTTATTGCAGTCACTGCATTACACAGAAGCTGTACAATGATGGCGTTTCCAGGAAAGTTATTCAAGCTGCCCTCCTGAAAAAAACTGAACCGAGCGGCTGAATGGAGCGAACCAAAACGTCTTTGAAAGCATTGTTTCCTTCCCTGCATTGAGGGAATTCAGTTTCAGGAGTGAAACGACAATGACAAACTGTTCCGTGGACTTTCTGTGTCGCCGTCAATTAACCTGAGCCTCGATGGGGAAATTAGTGAGACTGATTAGAGCCCGCGCCCCATCCACCTGTCAGTCTTTGCACAGGAGTCTGCTTTAAACCCTGCGCGCCACAGATCTGTTTGCAGACACTTCGCGTGGAAATGCGACAAACCCATCCCCTCGTTTCCCCCCCCTTCGCTTGAACACACCCACACCCCGAGCGAGCTAAcgcaccccccaccaccaccaccacagctaCACCACCCCGCCCCTCCCCTGGGCCCCCCTTCAGCCGGCTGCATGTCTCTGGAGGTCGCCTCTGACGTCAGCAGCTCGACTGGGCCGAGTGCCAACCCTGTGGGCCCTTGATGGATGCGGTTGGTCTGAGAAACAGTCCACTGTGTGTGCAGCGCACGGCACAGACTCGGCTCGGCTCGCTCAAACACATCTAATGACCCGTAAACACCCGACAGGCCCCGTCCCTTCCTTCTGTCTATCGCACACGCTGGCGATTGAAGGCGAGGATGAGTGATTTGTCCTGCGAATGGTGGGGATGATAAACAGAGGTGGACTGAGGAGGGCTCATTTCCAACGTGCAGCAGATACTCGGGGCCGCGGGGGATTTGTGGCCGACGCTCGTGGCGTTATATGAATCAGAGCAAAGTCCCACAGATGCTGCAACCGCGCCTACCTGCAGCCTTGCCGCCGGTCTTCCTCTTCAGCCATCGATCCAACGTCTCGGCACTCACGCTCTCCGAAACAAAGTCGTCCAGCATCTGCGGGTGCAGCGAGAGGTAGGCCTTCACTTTGTCATCCGTCAAGCCTGAAAAGCACGGAAACGGGGTTATTTCAGCGTGATGGGAGCGTTGGGGAGGTTGACGCTAGCTCAGCTGTGGTTACTGTGCAGCCGCGTCCCCAGAGACGGGAGCCCCCAACAGAGGCGGCGCGATAAAGGAGGACTCGATTGTGCTTAATAGGCAATTAGGTCCTTGAGAGCTGGCTAAGTGCTGCTGTTTACCGTCTCCGTCGTCAGGGAGAACAGCCATTTGCCGGAGCCCTGCCGGAGGAACGTTAGCGCAGCCGCAGGTGTGCGAGAGGCCGCCGTGCGCGGGGCACTCGTGCGGCGGAGTGTGTATCAGCCACTGGGACTGTGTTATGACGTGCAACCTGAAGTCATTACTcagggaaaataaaacaaatcccaCGGCGGCGCGGAGCTGCTTCATGGTCGCGGTCGCCTTTATGCCGCCCTCTCACGAAAACCTGCAGCTATCGGCCGCGGGGGGTGCGTGTGGAGGGGAGTGCAGCTCATGATCCACGGGAGGACGTGCTCCTCCATCCACGCACGCGTCACCCGCGGACATGCTGAATTTTAAGACCGCCGTGTCCTTTAACTTATCTGAACGCGAGTCGATTGCAGCGCCTGTggcagcaggaggtgctggcagtgttgggggggggggggggttggggtttGGTCTGCAGCCTGACGCTGTCCAGACACGAGACACCGCTCTTGAGGAGCGCtcgcgaaaaaaaaaaaaaaaaaacggctcACGAGACTCCTGGCCATCTGTGACGCACTTCGGCCGAGCGCGGCTTAATAAATCAGAGAAAGTTAAGGGCTGTGCGAAGGAGCTGCAGGGGAGAGAAGGACACACAGCGAGGAGGAAAGCGAGAGCCCGGCTGAAGGCCCTCGCAACACAAAGGCGCCACTGTGATTAGTGGCGGGACAGAAAATACGCCATGAATTGATGAATACATGTTTTGTGCGGAGGGCTCTCAAGATGATTTCACTCCCGTATGTATTCACATGGACAAAAAGTGAAACATTCTGTTTATACTGGGgcaaataagataagataagaattTTGCAGTGGACACATATTGGTTGGTTGAGATATAAAAAAGCTATAAACAAGAACAACTAATTTGTTATGCTTTGATGGACCAATGTGTCCACAGTTGAAAAGCACAAATATGAGAAATACAAAtatgaacaaaatgttttaaaat from the Betta splendens chromosome 15, fBetSpl5.4, whole genome shotgun sequence genome contains:
- the pde10a gene encoding cAMP and cAMP-inhibited cGMP 3',5'-cyclic phosphodiesterase 10A isoform X3; the encoded protein is MSKKRKSPDDQGFEGPPSAGCSHQGLTDDKVKAYLSLHPQMLDDFVSESVSAETLDRWLKRKTGGKAADDTSPKEVSRYQDTNMQGVVYELNSYMEQRLDTGGDNKLLLYELCNIVKTATKADGFALYFLGECNNSLCLFTPTGAKDGPPSLIPSGPIAFGTTIAAHVAKTRKTLLVEDIMGDERFPDGTGQDSGIHSVLCLPIVTAIGDLIAILELHRRWGREPFNLSHQEVATANLAWASVAIHQVQVCRGLAKQTELNDFLLDVSKTYFDNIVAIDSLLEHIMIYAKNLVNADRCALFQVDHSNKELYSDLFDIGEVKEGKPVFRKTKEIRFSIDKGIAGQVAQTGEVLNIPDAYADPRFNREVDLKTGYTTRNILCMPIVSRGTVIGVVQMVNKLSGSAFTKTDENNFKMFAVFCALALHCANMYHRIRQSECIYRVTMEKLSYHSICTSEEWKTLTQLNLPTPIYKEIEMFHFDISPFEEIWPAVFIYMVHNSCGKTSFELEKLCRFTMSVRKNYRRVPYHNWKHAVTVAHCMYAILQKTSGMFTELEKKGLLIACLCHDLDHRGYTNSYLQKFDHPLAALYSTSTMEQHHFSQTVSILQLEGHNIFSNLNSSEYEQVLEIIRKAIIATDLALYFNNHQQLTELLSSRALDLNNHSHRDRVIGLMMTACDLCSVTKQWQITRLTANDIYAEFWAEGDEMKKIGMQPIPMMDRDKKDEVPQGQVGFYNAVAVPCYTTLAELLPPSSPLLRACKDNLSQWEKIARGEVEDVVPSRPCDSGPVKVDN
- the pde10a gene encoding cAMP and cAMP-inhibited cGMP 3',5'-cyclic phosphodiesterase 10A isoform X4, with product MEDGPSSTSCFRRLTDCFLGSSLTDDKVKAYLSLHPQMLDDFVSESVSAETLDRWLKRKTGGKAADDTSPKEVSRYQDTNMQGVVYELNSYMEQRLDTGGDNKLLLYELCNIVKTATKADGFALYFLGECNNSLCLFTPTGAKDGPPSLIPSGPIAFGTTIAAHVAKTRKTLLVEDIMGDERFPDGTGQDSGIHSVLCLPIVTAIGDLIAILELHRRWGREPFNLSHQEVATANLAWASVAIHQVQVCRGLAKQTELNDFLLDVSKTYFDNIVAIDSLLEHIMIYAKNLVNADRCALFQVDHSNKELYSDLFDIGEVKEGKPVFRKTKEIRFSIDKGIAGQVAQTGEVLNIPDAYADPRFNREVDLKTGYTTRNILCMPIVSRGTVIGVVQMVNKLSGSAFTKTDENNFKMFAVFCALALHCANMYHRIRQSECIYRVTMEKLSYHSICTSEEWKTLTQLNLPTPIYKEIEMFHFDISPFEEIWPAVFIYMVHNSCGKTSFELEKLCRFTMSVRKNYRRVPYHNWKHAVTVAHCMYAILQKTSGMFTELEKKGLLIACLCHDLDHRGYTNSYLQKFDHPLAALYSTSTMEQHHFSQTVSILQLEGHNIFSNLNSSEYEQVLEIIRKAIIATDLALYFNNHQQLTELLSSRALDLNNHSHRDRVIGLMMTACDLCSVTKQWQITRLTANDIYAEFWAEGDEMKKIGMQPIPMMDRDKKDEVPQGQVGFYNAVAVPCYTTLAELLPPSSPLLRACKDNLSQWEKIARGEVEDVVPSRPCDSGPVKVDN